The proteins below come from a single Actinomycetota bacterium genomic window:
- a CDS encoding carbohydrate ABC transporter permease, whose translation MRGLRRASFSLGVLATVLIALFPFYWILRTSLESDAESAQGVGGKIGLLPPHLGFAAYRTDFVGQHFLTPLINSAVISLATTLVTVIVAALAGYALARLHIRGAGAILGFILLAGFFPILAMIGPLFLLFKDLGMLDNVYPLIVTYLVYTLPISTWLLKNFFEQIPIELEEAALVDGASRLQTLRRVVMPVALPGVFTAAILAFILAWNDFTFAVSFLRSSAHFTAPLAIVNFGQSQFQVFYNRIDAAVVIIAIPIALLVLMAQRRIVSGLTAGSFR comes from the coding sequence ATGCGCGGGCTGCGCCGGGCGTCGTTCTCCCTCGGCGTGCTGGCGACCGTCCTCATCGCCCTGTTCCCGTTCTACTGGATCCTGCGGACGTCGCTGGAGTCAGACGCCGAGTCCGCCCAGGGGGTCGGCGGCAAGATCGGCCTCCTCCCGCCCCACCTGGGCTTCGCCGCCTACCGGACCGACTTCGTGGGCCAACACTTCCTCACGCCCCTGATCAACTCGGCGGTGATCTCGCTGGCCACCACGCTGGTGACGGTGATCGTGGCCGCCCTGGCGGGCTACGCCCTCGCCCGGCTGCACATCCGGGGCGCCGGGGCCATCCTCGGCTTCATCCTGCTGGCCGGCTTCTTCCCGATCCTGGCGATGATCGGCCCCCTGTTCCTGCTGTTCAAGGACCTGGGCATGCTGGACAACGTCTACCCGCTGATCGTCACGTACCTGGTCTACACGCTGCCGATCTCCACCTGGCTGCTGAAGAACTTCTTCGAGCAGATCCCCATCGAGCTGGAGGAGGCCGCCCTGGTGGACGGCGCCAGCCGCCTGCAGACGCTCCGCCGGGTGGTGATGCCGGTCGCCCTCCCCGGAGTCTTCACCGCCGCCATCCTGGCGTTCATCCTGGCGTGGAACGACTTCACCTTCGCAGTGTCGTTCCTGCGCAGCAGCGCCCACTTCACCGCCCCGTTGGCCATCGTCAACTTCGGCCAGAGCCAGTTCCAGGTGTTCTACAACCGCATCGACGCCGCCGTGGTGATCATCGCGATCCCCATCGCCCTGCTGGTACTGATGGCGCAGCGCCGGATCGTCTCCGGGCTGACCGCGGGGTCCTTCCGGTGA